The Pyxidicoccus sp. MSG2 DNA segment GTGGAGCCGCGGCCGAAGAGGACGGCGGACGGGCCGAAGTAGGCCTCCACGCCCTCCAGGTTGAACGTGTCGCGCGAGTACCAGCCGAGGTCGCGGGCCCCGTCGCGGGAGATGTCGTTCTGCGCGGAGAAGCCGCGAACGATGAAGGCGTCACCCTGGCGGCCGCCCTCGCCCGCGCTCATGGTGATGCCGGACACGTTGCGCAGCGCCTCGCGCACCGTCGTCACCTGCTGCTCCTCGAGCACCGCCTCGGGGACGACGGTGACGGACTGCGGCGTGGTGACCAGCGGCTTCGGCAGGCGCGTGAGGCTGCTGGCGGGGGCCACGTAGCCCTTCTCCGCCTCGCCCTCCACCTTCACCGTGGGCAGCACGAAGGTGTTCTCCGTGCCCTGCTCCGACGGCTGCGCGGCCGTGTCCGTGCCGGACTGGGGCGCGGCCGGAGTGGCCTCGGTGGCGCCGCTCTTCTCCGTCCCCTCCACCACCGCAGGCGGGCTGGCCGGCGTCACGGGCGCGGCAGCGGGCTCCTGGGCCATGGCGCCGCTGGCGGCGAGCGCCGACGCGAGGCCGACCGCGGCCTGCCCCCAGGGACGCAGCGCGGCGCGCACGCCTCCGGAGTGACCGACTGCCGAACGAATGCCTGGGGTGCGGGGGTTCTTGGGGGACATGGCTGCTCTCGTGCTCCTGGCCGGGGAGGCCTGTTCAACGTTTTCGTCTGATACCGATTTTGATACGCAAACTCAACTTGAGGACACAAGGGAGGCCGGAGCGGATGCTCGCGCCCGGCAGGCCCTCGTGATGGATGCTGGGGTTACGCGGTGGTCTCCGGCTCCGCCTGTACGGAGGCGGCTTCGGAGGCAGAGACGGTGCGGGTGCTGCGGCGCGGGAAGAAGCGGCGCCACGCGAGGGCGAAGCCCGTGTACACGAGGACCGAGCCCCCGAGCGAGGCGATGGCGGCGACGAGCTGCCCCAGCCACCCGAGCGCCTCGCCCGTGTGGAGGAAGCGCAGCCACGTGCGCAGCTTGCGGCCGCTGTTGTAGTCCGCGTAGCCCTCCTGTTTCGCCACCTGGCCGGTGAACGGATCCAACGACACCTGCGTCGACGCAAAGAGCGGCCACGCCCCCTGCTCGCGCACGGTGAAGGTGAGGGCCTCCACGCCGCCGCCACGCGACTCACCACCGCCACGCGACTCACCACCGCCACGCGACTCACCGCCGCCACGCGACTCACCGCCACGACCGCCACCCGCCGGCGGCTGACCACGGGGGCCGTCCTGCCCCGGAGCTCGCTCAGCGGCCTGCGCCTGCGGACCCTGGCCACCCTCGGCGGTGCGGGCCTGCGCGCCCTGCGGACCCGCGGGGCGCGGCGCGCCACCCAGTCGCAGCGAGACGGACTTCCACTCGGGAGTGCCCTTGCGCGCCTCGGCGAAGAGCGCGTCCAGCTTGAGCTTCTCCGCACCCGGGGGCGGCGTGGGCAGCTTCACCCCTGCCTGTGCTCCCGGCGGGCCCTGGTTCGCGGGCGGCGGATTGCCCGTCATCTTGAACACCAGGTCCGACGCCCACCGGTACGAGATGACCATGCCAGACGTGGTGAGGACGATGATGACCGGCAGCGACCAGAAGCCGATGACGTTGTGCCAGTTCCAGTCGCGCGCCTTGCCCTTGAGCCCGCGCCGGAACCACAGCGACGGCCGCATGGCGCGCAGCGTCCACTTTCGCGGCCACCACAGATACAGGCCGGACACGGCGAGGAAGAGGAACACGATGTTGCTCGCGCCCGTGAGGGCCTTGCCCACCGCGCGGTTGTCACCCGACGCCGCGAGCCACCGGTGCAGCTCCTCATTCACGTGGAAGAAGTTGCGCCACCCTTCCGCGCCGCCGTCCTTCACCTCGCCCGTGTACGGATTCACGTAGACGAGGCTCTCGCGGCCCAGGTTCACCAGCACCGCCGCGTCGGGCTCCGGGTACACCGTCACGCCCGAGGGCTGCGCGTCCGGACGGGCGGCGCGCACGCACGTCAGCAGCTCGTCCACGGAGAGCCGGGCCGCGTCCGGCGCGGGCACCTGCACCTGGCGCGCATCGCGCTCGGCCCACTCCAGGATCTGCGACTCGAAGGCAATCGCCGCCCCGGTCAGCGACATGGTCGCGATGACGAGTCCGGCGACGATGCCCACCACCAGGTGAATCCAGAAGAGGATGTTGCGAAAGATGCTGTTCATGGGCGGGGACGGGCCCGGGCGCGAGGCCCGTGGCTTCACTTCAGGGAGAACTCGACGGGAATCTCGATGATGACGCGCACCGGCCGGCCCTCGCGCCCGAGCGCCGGGGAGAAGCGCCAGCGGCTGACCGCGTCGATGGCCGCCTGGTCCAGCGCGGGCACGGAGCGGATCACCCGGGTGTTCTCGGGCTCCACCTTCCCGTCCGTCCCGATGATGATGCGCACCACCACCAGCCCTTGGATGCCATCCGAGCGCGCGCGGCGCGGGTAGTCCGGAGCCACTTGCTTGAGCACGGCCGGGGGACGCGACACCTGCTTCAGCCCGAGGGCCTCGCCCGTCCCGCCCGAAGCGCCCACCACCCCGCCTTGCTGTCCACCAATGACACCCCCCACCACGCCACCCACCACCTCACCCACGTTGGCCGCCGGAGCCTCTTCCGTGGGCTCGGACGGCGCGACGTCGACGGGAGGCTCGGGCTCCACGGGCTCGGGGATGGGCTTCGGCACGGGCGCGACGAACTGGCGCTCCACGGGGCGCGGGGTGCGCGCCTTCGTCGGGCGCGGCGCCTTCTCCACCTTGGCGGCTCCCGCGCTGGCGGGCGCGGGCGGCGGCGGCGCGAAGGTGAGGAACACCAGCTCTGGCTCCGGCTTCGTGGGGGCCTTCTCCGGCCGCGCGGACGCGAACATCACCCCGGCTGCGAGCGCCGCGACGTGCACGGCCACGGCGACCACCACGGCCTGGCCCCAGCGCTTCGACGGAGCCTCGCCCGGGGCCGCTTCGCCCATGCGGAACAGCCCCACCGCGGGCCGCGCGCGCTCCACCGGCGCGGTCCGCGCGTCCTCCATTGCCGGGTAGTCGAAACTGAGAATCGTTCTCATTTTCACCGTGGCAGCTGGATACTCCCTGGGCAGGCCAGCCGTCAACGGGTGAGTTCAGTGAGGCCGTACTGTGCGTGTGGGGCTGTAGTGCGCAGCTGGTGTTGCTGTCGCTTGGGAGACCCCGACTCGCGGGCGGTGCTTATAGCCGCGTGAAGGACCAGCTCACCGCGCGGCCGCCCTCGTACGGCATGACGCCATGGAAGGGCCGCGAGTCCCCGTCGAACACGAGCGGCAGGAAGTGCCTGTCTCCGTCCCACAGGTTCAGCTTCGGCAGGTCCACCACGGGGACCCAGGACAGCGAGCCCTCCGGGTTGCGCTCCAGGGGCGTGCCCTCGAAGCGGTCGATGCGGAAGACGAAGCCGAGCCAGTCCTCCCCCTTCTTCCCGAAGCCGGGCCAGGAGAGGGTGCCGCGCAGCACCATCTCCACGCACTCGATGCCGGCCTCCTCGCGAATCTCGCGGCGCATGCACGCGGCCACGTCCTCGTCGCGATCCATCTTCCCGCCCAGGCCGTTGTACTTGCCGTAGTGCGCATCATCCGGCCGCGCGTTGCGGTGGATGAGCAGCACCCGCTGCCGGTCCGGCGACATCACGTAGCCGAGCGTTCCGATGATGGGCGTGTAGGGCATGACGGGCTCCGGCGGCGAGGGGTGGGGACTGGCGCGCCTGCGTAGAGCAAAGAAGCGCATCGCACCAGCGCCGTCCCCGTGAAGCAGGGCGCGCGCGTCCAGCGACATGGCGGCTGCCAGCGCGCCTGCCTGAAACAAAGGGCCGCGCCCCACCCGTTCCATTCCCCATGCGGCGCGTCACGCCCAGAGTCCCGGGCGCCGCCTCGCGTCACGGAAAAGCCCGCCCCCGGCGGCCCTGCGTCCGCCGGAAAGGCGACGCCTCCCTGCCCCGCGGTGTCGGCCAGCCCCTCTGGCGTCCCCTTCAGGGCTCGCGGAGGACTGCCATTTGCCGACGCGACGCGTTAGCATGCTGCGTTACCCACATAACCTCCCGCGTCAGCGGGGAAGGGGGAAGTTGATGTCCGCAATCCTCCCCGGCCGGTACGGCCTCTACGAGCCCGACACCGAGCACGACGCCTGCGGCGTGGGCTTCGTGGCCCACCTGAGAGGTGAGCGCTCCCGAGGCATCGTCGAGGACGCCCTGGAGTTGCTCAACCGACTGAGCCACCGGGCGGCCGCCGGGAGGGACCCTCGGACGGGAGATGGAGCGGGCATCCTGGTGCAGCTCCCCCACCGCTACTTCGAGCGCGTGGTGCCGGGGCTCGGCTTCGAGCTCCCCCCGCGCAGGCACTACGGCGTGGGCCAGGTCTTCCTCCCGCCCGAGCCGGAAGCGCGCGCGGCGTGCGAGGCGGCCTTCGCGGAGGTGGTGGCCGAGGAAGGTCAGCGCGTGCTCGGCTGGCGGGACGTCCCCGTGGACCCCGAGCACCTGGGGCCTGTGGCCCGCGAGGCCGCCCCCGTCATCCGCCAGCTCTTCATCGCCCGGCGCCGCGTGGTGCCCAGCGCCTTCGAGCGCAAGCTCTACCGCATCCGCAAGCTGACGGAGAACCGAGTGCAGGCGCGCGGCGTGGACCCGGGGAGCCACTTCCACGTCGCGTCGCTGTCGTCGGAGACGCTCATCTACAAGGGGCTGATGCTGCCGGTGGACCTGCCCCGCTTCTACACGGACCTGCAGCAGCCGGACTTCGTGAGCGCGCTGGCGCTGGTGCACTCGCGCTTCTCCACCAACACCTTCCCCCGGTGGGAGCTGGCGCAGCCGTTCCGCTTCATCGCGCACAACGGTGAAATCAATACGCTGCGCGGCAACCGGAACTGGATGACGGCGCGGCGCGGGCTGCTCCAGACGGCGCGGCTGGGCGGCAGCCTGGAGCCGCTCCAGCCCATCATCGTCCCCGGCAAGAGCGACTCGGCGCAGTTCGACAACATGGTGGAGCTGCTCTACCTGGGCGGCCGCACGCTGCCGCACGCGCTGATGATGATGATTCCGGAGGCGTGGGAGGGCGACGCGCTGATGGCCGACGAGCGGCGCGCCTTCTACGAGTACTCCTCCGCCCTGCTGGAGCCGTGGGACGGGCCGGCCGCCATCGCCTTCACGGACGGGCAGCTCATTGGCGCCACGTTGGATCGCAACGGCCTGCGGCCCGCGCGCTACCTCGTCACGGAGGATGACCGCATCATCCTCGCGTCGGAAGTTGGCGTCATCGACGTGCCGGCCGCGCAGGTACGCCGCAAGGGGCGCCTGACGCCGGGGCGCATGCTCCTGGTGGACACCACCGAGGGGCGCATCCTCGAGGACGCGGACGTCAAGCGCGACATCACCACGCGCTGGCCCTACCGCAAGTGGCTGGAGCGCAACGTCTACACCTTCGATGACTTGCCCTCCATCACCGCCCCGGAGCGGCTGCGGGGCGAGGAGCTCTGGCGGCTCCAGCGCGCCTTCGGCTTCACCGCCGAGGACGTGCGCACGGTGCTCACGCCCATGGCGGAGACGGGCAAGGAGCCGGTGGGCTCCATGGGCACGGACACGCCCCTGGCCGTCCTGAGCGACCAGGCCCCGAGCCTCTTCTCGTACTTCCACCAGCTCTTCGCGCAGGTGACGAACCCGCCCATCGACCCGCTGCGCGAGTCGCTGGTGATGACGCTGGCCACCGCGCTGGGGCCGGAGAGCAACACCTTCGAGGAGACGCCGGAGCAGTGCCACCGGCTGTCGCTGCCGGGCCCCGTCCTCACCAACGGGCAGCTCGCGAGGATGAGCGCCATCCACGGCGAGGGGCTCTTCGAGACGAAGCGCCTGTCCCTCCTCTACCCGGCGGACGGCGGTGAAGGTGCGCTGGACGTCGCGGTGGAGCGGTTGTGTACGGCGGCCGTGGACGCGGTGGACTCCGGTGCCAGCATCCTGCTGCTGAGTGACAGAGGCGTGGACGCGGCGCACTCGGCGATTCCGGCGCTGCTCGCCATGTCCGCGGTGCACCAGCGCCTGGTCCGCGACGGCATCCGCATGTACACGGGCCTGCTGCTGGAGACGGCCGAGGCGCGCGAGGTGCACCACTTCGCCTGCCTCTTCGCCTACGGCGCGGCGGCGGTGAACCCGTACCTCGCGCTGGACACGCTGCGCGCCATGGCGGACTCGGGCGAGCTGGCGGTGGACGCGGAGAAGGCCCAGGAGCGCTTCATCCACGCGGTGGAGGAAGGGCTGCTCAAGATCATGTCGAAGATGGGCATCTCCACGCTCCAGTCCTACCGGGGCGCGCAGCTCTTCGAAGCAGTGGGGCTTCAACGCTCGCTGGTGGAGCGGCACTTCACCGGCACGTCCTCGCGCGTGGAAGGCGTGGGGCTGCCGGAGCTGGGACGCGAGGTCCGCGAGCGCCACACGCGCGGCTTCGGCACGGAGGCGGACGCGGAGGTGGGCCTGCTGCCCGTGGGCGGCCAGTTCCGGTGGCGCCGCCTGGGCGAGCGGCACAAGTGGAACCCGGCCACCATCGCGAAGCTGCAGGCGGCGGTGCGCGGCAATGACCCCGCGCTCTTCAC contains these protein-coding regions:
- a CDS encoding NUDIX hydrolase codes for the protein MPYTPIIGTLGYVMSPDRQRVLLIHRNARPDDAHYGKYNGLGGKMDRDEDVAACMRREIREEAGIECVEMVLRGTLSWPGFGKKGEDWLGFVFRIDRFEGTPLERNPEGSLSWVPVVDLPKLNLWDGDRHFLPLVFDGDSRPFHGVMPYEGGRAVSWSFTRL
- a CDS encoding PepSY-associated TM helix domain-containing protein — protein: MNSIFRNILFWIHLVVGIVAGLVIATMSLTGAAIAFESQILEWAERDARQVQVPAPDAARLSVDELLTCVRAARPDAQPSGVTVYPEPDAAVLVNLGRESLVYVNPYTGEVKDGGAEGWRNFFHVNEELHRWLAASGDNRAVGKALTGASNIVFLFLAVSGLYLWWPRKWTLRAMRPSLWFRRGLKGKARDWNWHNVIGFWSLPVIIVLTTSGMVISYRWASDLVFKMTGNPPPANQGPPGAQAGVKLPTPPPGAEKLKLDALFAEARKGTPEWKSVSLRLGGAPRPAGPQGAQARTAEGGQGPQAQAAERAPGQDGPRGQPPAGGGRGGESRGGGESRGGGESRGGGESRGGGVEALTFTVREQGAWPLFASTQVSLDPFTGQVAKQEGYADYNSGRKLRTWLRFLHTGEALGWLGQLVAAIASLGGSVLVYTGFALAWRRFFPRRSTRTVSASEAASVQAEPETTA
- a CDS encoding energy transducer TonB, which gives rise to MRTILSFDYPAMEDARTAPVERARPAVGLFRMGEAAPGEAPSKRWGQAVVVAVAVHVAALAAGVMFASARPEKAPTKPEPELVFLTFAPPPPAPASAGAAKVEKAPRPTKARTPRPVERQFVAPVPKPIPEPVEPEPPVDVAPSEPTEEAPAANVGEVVGGVVGGVIGGQQGGVVGASGGTGEALGLKQVSRPPAVLKQVAPDYPRRARSDGIQGLVVVRIIIGTDGKVEPENTRVIRSVPALDQAAIDAVSRWRFSPALGREGRPVRVIIEIPVEFSLK
- the gltB gene encoding glutamate synthase large subunit, translated to MSAILPGRYGLYEPDTEHDACGVGFVAHLRGERSRGIVEDALELLNRLSHRAAAGRDPRTGDGAGILVQLPHRYFERVVPGLGFELPPRRHYGVGQVFLPPEPEARAACEAAFAEVVAEEGQRVLGWRDVPVDPEHLGPVAREAAPVIRQLFIARRRVVPSAFERKLYRIRKLTENRVQARGVDPGSHFHVASLSSETLIYKGLMLPVDLPRFYTDLQQPDFVSALALVHSRFSTNTFPRWELAQPFRFIAHNGEINTLRGNRNWMTARRGLLQTARLGGSLEPLQPIIVPGKSDSAQFDNMVELLYLGGRTLPHALMMMIPEAWEGDALMADERRAFYEYSSALLEPWDGPAAIAFTDGQLIGATLDRNGLRPARYLVTEDDRIILASEVGVIDVPAAQVRRKGRLTPGRMLLVDTTEGRILEDADVKRDITTRWPYRKWLERNVYTFDDLPSITAPERLRGEELWRLQRAFGFTAEDVRTVLTPMAETGKEPVGSMGTDTPLAVLSDQAPSLFSYFHQLFAQVTNPPIDPLRESLVMTLATALGPESNTFEETPEQCHRLSLPGPVLTNGQLARMSAIHGEGLFETKRLSLLYPADGGEGALDVAVERLCTAAVDAVDSGASILLLSDRGVDAAHSAIPALLAMSAVHQRLVRDGIRMYTGLLLETAEAREVHHFACLFAYGAAAVNPYLALDTLRAMADSGELAVDAEKAQERFIHAVEEGLLKIMSKMGISTLQSYRGAQLFEAVGLQRSLVERHFTGTSSRVEGVGLPELGREVRERHTRGFGTEADAEVGLLPVGGQFRWRRLGERHKWNPATIAKLQAAVRGNDPALFTEYSRLADDETREHSNLRGLLDVVTDGCTAVPLEEVEPALSIARRFVTGAMSFGSISAEAHETLAIAMNRLGGRSNSGEGGEESRRYTPDENGDSRRSAIKQVASARFGVTTEYLVNADELQIKVAQGAKPGEGGQLPGHKVDERIAKVRWSTPGVTLISPPPHHDIYSIEDLAQLIYDLQSVNSRSRVSVKLVSEVGVGTIAAGVAKAGAGAVVISGYEGGTGASPLSSLQHAGLPWELGLAETQQVLVHNGLRSRIRVQVDGGLRTARDVLVATLLGAEEFGMATASLVAVGCIMLRKCHLNTCSAGIATQDPALRERFQGTPEDVVNFFLLVAEDLRGKMAALGARTIEELVGRVDLLRQRPAVDHWKAKRVDLSALLAAPAAPASEPRHCKVPRVKDVSDHLDHTLLKAASHVLDGGPPLLLTQPVSNTHRAVGAMLSGEIARRHGGRGLPDGRIHVKLKGSAGQSFGAFLVAGVTLELEGDANDYVGKGLSGGRVIVYPPQASRFVAEENVLVGNTALYGATGGEVYLRGLAGERFAVRNSGAQAVVEGVGDHGCEYMTGGVVVVLGSTGRNFAAGMSGGTAYVLDRELSFRERCNLEMVELESLVDESEIWLVHGMVERHLRHTGSALAKRVLDNWELMVPRFVKVMPTDYKRVLQARRAAKRPPEPIAEHLQQTAGAGGRS